Proteins co-encoded in one Halorussus vallis genomic window:
- the dnaJ gene encoding molecular chaperone DnaJ, with translation MSEDFYEVLGVSRDADEDDIKQAYRQKATEYHPDVSDDPNAEEKFKKVKKAKEVLTDDQKRQAYDQMGHDRFEQAEKRGGFDGGAGGTGAGGMGGQGPFGGMGGQGGMGGGMGDIFEQFFGGGGRGRQANRPQRGSDLRTRLNISLEDAFEGVEQQVTVRRPERCDVCEGEGHPPDTDSHTCRECNGSGQVTQVQQTPLGRVQQTQTCRRCGGEGEIYAETCSECGGDGTVRRQATLSVEVPAGIADGQTLQMEGEGAPGPNGGPNGDLLIEISVEDHPDFEREGDDLRHKHAISFPQATFGDTVEVPTVDGSVEMDVPAGTQSGETFRLQGKGMPRLRRRGQGDLYVQVQVVTPTEMNEEQREALKEFAEAGGEEVEVEQGFFEKIKNSF, from the coding sequence ATGAGCGAGGACTTCTACGAGGTACTCGGCGTGAGCAGGGACGCCGACGAGGACGATATCAAGCAGGCCTACCGACAGAAGGCGACCGAGTACCACCCCGACGTGAGCGACGACCCGAACGCCGAGGAGAAGTTCAAGAAGGTCAAGAAGGCCAAGGAAGTGCTGACCGACGACCAGAAGCGCCAGGCGTACGACCAGATGGGCCACGACCGCTTCGAGCAGGCCGAGAAGCGCGGCGGCTTCGACGGTGGCGCGGGCGGGACCGGCGCCGGCGGCATGGGCGGTCAGGGACCCTTCGGCGGCATGGGCGGCCAGGGTGGAATGGGCGGCGGCATGGGCGACATCTTCGAGCAGTTCTTCGGCGGCGGCGGTCGCGGCCGCCAGGCCAACCGACCCCAGCGCGGTAGCGACCTCCGCACGCGACTGAACATCTCGCTCGAAGACGCCTTCGAGGGCGTCGAGCAACAGGTCACCGTCCGCCGGCCGGAACGCTGCGACGTCTGCGAGGGCGAGGGCCACCCGCCCGACACCGACTCCCACACCTGCCGGGAGTGCAACGGGAGCGGCCAGGTCACCCAGGTCCAGCAGACGCCGCTCGGACGGGTCCAACAGACCCAGACCTGTCGGCGGTGCGGCGGCGAGGGCGAGATATACGCCGAGACGTGCTCGGAGTGCGGCGGCGACGGCACGGTCCGCCGCCAGGCGACCCTCTCGGTCGAGGTGCCGGCGGGCATCGCCGACGGCCAGACCCTCCAGATGGAGGGCGAGGGCGCGCCCGGCCCCAACGGCGGGCCGAACGGCGACCTCCTCATCGAGATCTCCGTCGAGGACCACCCGGACTTCGAGCGCGAGGGCGACGACCTCCGCCACAAGCACGCCATCTCGTTCCCGCAGGCGACATTCGGCGACACCGTGGAGGTGCCGACCGTCGACGGGAGCGTCGAGATGGACGTCCCCGCGGGGACCCAGAGCGGCGAGACGTTCCGCCTCCAGGGCAAGGGGATGCCCCGCCTGCGACGGCGCGGCCAGGGCGACCTCTACGTCCAGGTTCAGGTCGTCACCCCGACCGAGATGAACGAGGAGCAGCGCGAGGCGCTGAAGGAGTTCGCCGAGGCCGGCGGTGAGGAGGTTGAGGTCGAACAGGGCTTCTTCGAGAAGATCAAGAACTCGTTTTGA
- a CDS encoding type 1 glutamine amidotransferase domain-containing protein codes for MSQTSQQSLDGATVAVFVAPEGTEDVEFARSKDAVSDAGATVDVLSFESGEARTVDNDLEWAEEYEVDATFDEVSPDDYDGLIVPGGTVGADKLRANEDAVDFVRQHVADDRPVGVICHGPWVLVEADAVDGRTLTSYPSLQTDVRNAGGEWVDEEVVTDGSLVTSRKPDDLDAFCEHVVEELAAVAE; via the coding sequence ATGAGCCAAACCAGCCAGCAGTCGCTCGACGGGGCGACGGTCGCCGTCTTCGTCGCGCCCGAGGGCACCGAAGACGTCGAGTTCGCCCGGTCGAAAGATGCCGTCTCGGACGCCGGAGCCACGGTCGACGTCCTGAGCTTCGAATCCGGCGAGGCCCGGACCGTCGACAACGACCTCGAATGGGCCGAGGAGTACGAGGTCGACGCGACGTTCGACGAAGTCTCCCCCGACGACTACGACGGACTCATCGTCCCGGGCGGTACTGTGGGGGCCGACAAACTCCGCGCGAACGAGGACGCCGTCGACTTCGTCCGCCAGCACGTCGCCGACGACAGGCCCGTGGGCGTCATCTGCCACGGTCCGTGGGTGCTGGTCGAGGCCGACGCGGTCGATGGCCGGACGCTCACGTCCTACCCCAGCCTGCAGACCGACGTCCGGAACGCCGGCGGCGAGTGGGTCGACGAGGAGGTCGTCACCGACGGGTCGCTGGTGACGAGTCGCAAACCCGACGACCTCGACGCGTTCTGCGAACACGTCGTCGAGGAACTCGCGGCCGTCGCCGAGTAA
- a CDS encoding CPBP family intramembrane glutamic endopeptidase, with translation MASAPFYGSFAVVTLLVLASLIVLARASQTMLEGGDAEDAGEEAGPDDESPDDETPDASDARDGPPDPDPERDDSQRGNSTLPATGAARIERHARNRNEWNDPPGVEIEENHSEESADGPWSQDVESPWGDDPAERDARRAADAEARRARERPRVREREDISTGALLANVALSQGLFGAVILAAAWLARIPPSALGVTVGDPTSTGLPALAVGVGLGVALYVANELSSVVADSAGIEYSEGLREALAPDTARGWALLFGAVLPIIAGFEELLFRAALVGAFAAGFGVSPWLLAVFSTVAFAVGHGAQGPGGVAVTGLLGFALAAAFVLTESLLVVVVAHYLVNALEFGVHEGLGVEWTDRG, from the coding sequence ATGGCTTCCGCGCCGTTCTACGGGTCGTTCGCCGTCGTCACGTTGCTGGTCCTCGCGTCCCTCATCGTGCTCGCACGGGCCTCGCAGACGATGTTAGAGGGCGGCGACGCCGAAGATGCAGGCGAAGAGGCCGGCCCGGACGACGAAAGTCCGGACGACGAGACCCCGGACGCGAGCGACGCCCGCGACGGACCACCCGACCCCGACCCGGAGCGCGACGACTCCCAGCGCGGCAACTCGACGCTCCCCGCGACCGGCGCGGCCCGCATCGAACGCCACGCCCGCAACCGAAACGAGTGGAACGACCCGCCGGGCGTCGAAATCGAAGAGAATCACTCCGAGGAGTCCGCCGACGGGCCGTGGTCCCAGGACGTAGAGAGTCCGTGGGGTGACGACCCTGCCGAGCGGGACGCCCGACGGGCGGCCGACGCCGAGGCCCGGCGCGCTCGCGAGCGACCGCGGGTCCGCGAGCGCGAGGACATATCGACCGGCGCGCTCCTGGCGAACGTGGCGCTGAGTCAGGGCCTATTCGGCGCGGTGATTTTGGCGGCGGCGTGGCTGGCCCGGATTCCGCCGAGCGCGCTCGGGGTGACCGTCGGCGACCCCACGAGCACCGGTTTGCCCGCGCTGGCGGTCGGCGTCGGCCTCGGCGTCGCGCTGTACGTCGCCAACGAACTCTCGTCGGTGGTCGCCGACTCGGCCGGCATCGAGTACTCCGAGGGCCTGCGCGAGGCGCTCGCGCCCGACACCGCCCGGGGGTGGGCGCTTCTGTTCGGCGCGGTCCTACCCATCATCGCGGGTTTCGAGGAACTGCTGTTCCGGGCCGCGCTGGTCGGCGCGTTCGCCGCGGGATTCGGCGTCTCGCCCTGGCTACTGGCAGTGTTCTCGACGGTCGCGTTCGCGGTCGGTCACGGCGCGCAGGGGCCGGGCGGCGTCGCCGTGACGGGACTGCTCGGGTTCGCGCTGGCCGCGGCGTTCGTCCTCACCGAGAGCCTGCTGGTCGTGGTCGTCGCCCACTACCTGGTCAACGCGCTGGAGTTCGGCGTGCACGAGGGACTCGGCGTCGAGTGGACCGACCGGGGGTGA
- a CDS encoding AMP-binding protein: MDTLEDVDEIVHEPSREFVESTNVWQFMQEHGIEDYEELIERTTTEMPGVEASGVEWFWDELVDYLGIEFYEEYDSIRDDSEGPQFSKWYDGGKINAAHNVVDRHAAPDNETRNKVACIWEGEDGEVREVTFHELHRQSNKVANALEARGVGTGDTVGLYMPMVPEVIAILYGAFKVGAVAVPIFSGFGVDATATRIEDPECSVLFTADGFYRRGSEVFLKNAADKAIAKAGYVEHTIVYDRFGSRTPDGDGDADADADIPWDDDRDEWWTEAVESQSDEYETKSLDADAESMLLYSSGTTGKPKGIVHTHSGALMQAAKEIYFGFDHKPGDRFFWVSDIGWMMGPWTLIGNHAFGGTVFMYEGAPDYPDPDRFWEMIDRHAISTFGISPTAIRALRKYGDEWLEGHDLSSLRLLGSTGEPWDPESWLWFYENVGGGEAPIINISGGTEIMGCFLMPLPIQSLKPCTLGGPGLGMDIDIVNSQGESIADTHERGFLVARDSCPSMTKSLWEGDERYLEEYWSTFEDPPLWDHGDWAQKDEDGFWFLHGRADDAINVAGRKVGPAEVEGALIDHEAVNQAAAVGVPDDTTGQAVVAYVILEDGRAVSDALREELREQVGDELGKPFKPREVLFVSEFPKTQSGKIIRRAIEATYTGEDLGDMSSIENPDALDELEAAQ, from the coding sequence ATGGACACCCTCGAAGACGTAGACGAGATCGTCCACGAACCCAGCCGAGAGTTCGTGGAATCGACCAACGTCTGGCAGTTCATGCAGGAACACGGCATCGAGGATTACGAGGAGCTAATCGAGCGGACCACCACGGAGATGCCGGGCGTCGAGGCGTCGGGCGTCGAGTGGTTCTGGGACGAACTGGTCGACTACCTCGGCATCGAGTTCTACGAGGAGTACGATTCGATCCGGGACGACAGCGAGGGGCCGCAGTTCTCGAAGTGGTACGACGGCGGGAAGATAAACGCCGCCCACAACGTGGTCGACCGCCACGCCGCGCCCGACAACGAGACTCGCAACAAGGTCGCCTGTATCTGGGAGGGCGAGGACGGCGAGGTCCGGGAGGTGACGTTCCACGAACTCCACCGTCAGTCGAACAAGGTGGCCAACGCCCTCGAAGCGCGGGGCGTCGGAACCGGCGACACCGTGGGCCTGTACATGCCGATGGTGCCGGAGGTCATCGCCATCCTCTACGGCGCGTTCAAGGTCGGCGCCGTCGCCGTCCCCATCTTCTCGGGGTTCGGCGTCGACGCGACCGCGACCCGCATCGAGGACCCCGAGTGCTCGGTGCTGTTCACCGCCGACGGCTTCTACCGTCGCGGGAGCGAGGTGTTCCTCAAGAACGCCGCCGACAAGGCCATCGCGAAGGCGGGCTACGTCGAGCACACCATCGTCTACGACCGGTTCGGGAGTCGTACTCCCGACGGCGACGGTGACGCCGACGCCGACGCCGACATCCCGTGGGACGACGACCGCGACGAGTGGTGGACCGAGGCGGTCGAGAGCCAGTCCGACGAGTACGAGACGAAGTCGCTCGACGCCGACGCCGAGTCGATGCTGCTGTACTCCTCGGGGACCACCGGCAAGCCCAAGGGCATCGTCCACACCCACTCGGGCGCGCTGATGCAGGCCGCCAAGGAGATCTACTTCGGCTTCGACCACAAGCCCGGCGACCGGTTCTTCTGGGTCAGCGACATCGGGTGGATGATGGGGCCGTGGACGCTCATCGGCAACCACGCCTTCGGCGGCACCGTCTTCATGTACGAAGGCGCGCCCGATTATCCCGACCCCGACCGCTTCTGGGAGATGATCGACCGCCACGCCATCTCGACGTTCGGCATCTCGCCGACCGCCATCCGCGCCCTGCGCAAGTACGGCGACGAGTGGCTGGAGGGTCACGACCTCTCCAGCCTTCGCCTGCTGGGGTCGACCGGTGAGCCGTGGGACCCCGAAAGCTGGCTGTGGTTCTACGAGAACGTCGGCGGCGGCGAGGCGCCCATCATCAACATCTCCGGCGGCACCGAGATAATGGGCTGTTTCCTGATGCCGTTGCCCATCCAGTCGCTCAAACCCTGCACGCTGGGCGGGCCGGGCCTGGGCATGGATATCGACATCGTGAACTCGCAGGGCGAGTCCATCGCCGACACCCACGAGCGGGGCTTCCTGGTCGCCCGCGACTCCTGTCCCTCGATGACCAAGAGCCTCTGGGAGGGCGACGAGCGCTACCTCGAGGAGTACTGGTCGACGTTCGAGGACCCGCCGCTGTGGGACCACGGCGACTGGGCGCAGAAGGACGAGGACGGTTTCTGGTTCCTCCACGGCCGCGCCGACGACGCCATCAACGTGGCGGGCCGGAAGGTCGGCCCCGCAGAGGTCGAAGGCGCGCTCATCGACCACGAGGCCGTCAACCAGGCCGCCGCGGTCGGCGTGCCCGACGACACCACCGGCCAGGCCGTCGTGGCGTACGTCATCCTCGAAGACGGCCGCGCGGTGAGCGACGCGCTTCGGGAGGAACTCCGCGAGCAGGTCGGCGACGAACTCGGCAAGCCGTTCAAGCCCCGCGAGGTGCTGTTCGTCTCCGAGTTCCCCAAGACCCAGTCGGGCAAGATTATCCGCCGGGCCATCGAGGCGACCTACACCGGCGAGGACCTGGGCGACATGAGCAGCATCGAGAACCCCGACGCGCTGGACGAACTCGAAGCGGCGCAGTAG